A DNA window from Fusarium fujikuroi IMI 58289 draft genome, chromosome FFUJ_chr11 contains the following coding sequences:
- a CDS encoding probable lactonohydrolase has translation MAIGVLAIGVLLPYSLGLFGEAQAKPTVIDPAKLPATAQIIDQKSFNVLEHVPPPKEANATTRFLWSGVTYESLTERPFHVYDAEFLDIIGSNPTLTLLATSEKDPIFHEAVVWNPPTEEVFFVQNAGDPDAGTGLAKSSVIQKISLAEAEALKNGSHTENQVKIMVVDSDPQVINPNGGTNYKGQIIFAGEGQGEKIPSALYLMNPEAPYNTTTLVNNFFGRQFNSLNDVSVNPRNGDIYFTDTMYGYWQYFRPEPGLQNQVYRLDPDTGALTVVADGFVAPNGLTFSPDGLHAYVTDTGISNALFGHNYTRPASIYRFDVQEDGTWDSRKTFAFTAARLPDGIHCDSKGNVYAGCGDGVHVWNRSGKLIGKIYTGVNAANFQFAGKGRMVIMGRTKLFYATLAASGAPLS, from the exons ATGGCAATTGGAGTACTTGCTATTGGCGTCTTACTTCCCTATAGCCTCGGCCTCTTCGGTGAGGCTCAGGCAAAGCCTACTGTCATCGACCCTGCCAAGCTACCAGCTACGGCCCAGATAATCGACCAGAAGAGCTTCAATGTTTTGGAGCATGTCCCTCCACCGAAAGAAGCTAATGCTACAACT AGGTTCCTCTGGTCAGGAGTTACCTATGAATCCTTGACTGAACGACCATTTCATGTTTACGATGCGGAGTTCCTTGATATAATTGGAAGCAATCCAACCTTGACATTGCTTGCTACTTCAGAAAAAGATCCCATTTTCCACGAAGCTGTTGTATG GAACCCTCCAACTGAAGAAGTTTTCTTCGTGCAGAATGCAGGCGATCCGGATGCTGGAACAGGACTTGCAAAGTCATCTGTAATCCAAAAGATTTCTTTggcagaagctgaagctctgAAGAATGGATCGCACACTGAGAACCAAGTCAAGATCATGGTGGTAGATTCTGATCCGCAAGTCATCAACCCCAATG GCGGAACGAATTATAAGGGACAGATCATCTTCGCAGGCGAAGGGCAAGGCGAGAAGATACCCTCGGCTTTGTATCTGATGAACCCCGAAGCGCCATACAATACAACAA CCCTTGTGAACAACTTCTTTGGCAGGCAATTCAACTCCCTCAATGATGTTTCCGTCAACCCGCGCAACGGCGATATCTACTTCACAGATACCATGTATGGCTACTGGCAGTACTTCCGCCCCGAGCCTGGACTGCAAAACCAAGTCTATCGCCTCGACCCAGACACTGGAGCGTTGACTGTTGTTGCGGATGGTTTCGTCGCTCCAAATG GACTCACTTTCTCGCCCGATGGACTCCATGCTTATGTTACAGACACTGGCATAAGCAATGCACTATTCGGGCATAACTACACTCGTCCCGCCTCTAT TTACCGATTCGACGTGCAGGAAGATGGTACATGGGACAGTCGTAAGACGTTTGCTTTCACAGCAGCTCGTCTACCGGATG GAATTCATTGTGATTCCAAAGGCAACGTGTACGCGGGCTGCGGCGATGGCGTGCATGTCTGGAATCGCTCTGGAAAGCTCATTGGAAAGATTTACACAGGAGTCAATGCAGCCAACTTTCAGTTCGCCGGCAAAGGACGCATGGTTATCATGGGGAGGACAAAACTGTTCTATGCGACTCTGGCTGCTTCTGGAGCACCATTGAGTTGA
- a CDS encoding related to aromatic-L-amino-acid decarboxylase translates to MNSFGPPDQGAELDSLSSTFQAAFDRIFQATQKVSEDPLLRVAGGTEVSQLKAISTPGDAHSVEAAIEDVFTISDYRMRMNHPKCFCFVPAPTSPLSWIGDCLSSAFNSFAGSRLQGSGVAIVEQTLLQWLSAKVGLPDTSGGIFVSGGSMANMSGMVLARECILEPDTEHLGVAYLSDQTHHSVKKALRIIGIRRSQIRVVPTNECFQMDVSALKDAIKADREAGLKPFVIVATCGTTNTGSIDPLEVLAQLRDEEKIWLHVDGAYGASASLAATRSSVANGLGSADSISWDAHKWLFQTYSCSLILVRNKISLAKVFNNDGDYLRDALDDEEMPNFWNLGMELTRPSRALKLWFTLRVLGVDRFGKMIDHGFHLAEIAEVEILKLSDWQLTSRASMAIVTFRYAPAGKTEEKLDELNAAISKHLVENNIGLILTTKLRGRVVLRICSISPVLGGDEMVEVIRQTSEVAQLISKQCSQ, encoded by the coding sequence ATGAACTCTTTTGGCCCCCCAGACCAAGGTGCAGAGCTAGACTCGTTAAGCTCTACCTTCCAAGCCGCCTTCGATCGGATCTTCCAGGCTACCCAGAAGGTCAGCGAAGACCCTCTCTTACGAGTAGCCGGAGGAACTGAGGTCTCTCAACTGAAAGCAATCAGCACTCCTGGCGATGCTCACTCCGTGGAGGCAGCCATTGAGGATGTGTTCACCATCTCTGACTATCGAATGCGAATGAACCATCCCAAGTGTTTCTGCTTTGTTCCAGCACCTACCTCGCCACTTTCTTGGATAGGTGATTGTCTGTCTAGCGCTTTCAACTCTTTCGCCGGATCGAGACTGCAGGGCTCTGGTGTAGCTATTGTTGAGCAGACGCTGCTGCAATGGCTGTCAGCCAAAGTTGGACTTCCAGATACGTCTGGAGGTATCTTTGTCTCAGGAGGCTCTATGGCAAACATGAGCGGCATGGTACTTGCAAGGGAATGTATATTGGAGCCCGATACTGAACACCTGGGCGTCGCATATCTCTCTGATCAGACACACCATTCTGTCAAGAAAGCCCTCCGCATCATTGGTATCAGAAGGAGTCAAATTCGAGTTGTTCCAACTAATGAATGCTTTCAAATGGACGTGAGTGCCTTGAAAGATGCTATCAAAGCGGACCGCGAGGCTGGTCTGAAGCCATTTGTAATAGTGGCGACATGCGGGACAACAAACACTGGGAGCATCGATCCATTGGAGGTGCTCGCCCAGTTAcgcgatgaggagaagatttGGCTCCATGTTGACGGTGCATATGGCGCGTCAGCTTCCCTGGCTGCAACTCGAAGCTCTGTCGCCAACGGTCTTGGATCGGCAGACAGTATCTCTTGGGATGCACACAAATGGCTGTTCCAAACATACAGCTGCAGTCTCATCCTTGTAAGAAACAAGATCAGCTTGGCCAAAGTTTTCAACAACGACGGCGACTATCTTCGCGATGCTCtcgatgacgaagagatgCCCAACTTTTGGAACCTTGGCATGGAATTAACACGTCCCTCACGAGCGCTGAAATTATGGTTCACCCTACGAGTCCTCGGCGTGGACAGATTTGGGAAGATGATTGATCACGGGTTCCATCTGGCAGAAATTGCTGAAGTCGAGATTTTAAAGTTGTCAGATTGGCAACTCACAAGTCGAGCGAGTATGGCGATAGTGACATTCCGATATGCACCTGCGGGAAAGACCGAGGAGAAGTTGGATGAACTGAACGCTGCGATCTCAAAACATTTGGTTGAAAACAATATTGGGTTGATTCTGACTACAAAGCTACGCGGGAGAGTCGTTCTGAGGATCTGCTCTATCAGCCCAGTGCTTGGCGGGGACGAGATGGTGGAGGTTATTCGGCAGACTAGCGAGGTTGCACAGCTCATTTCTAAACAGTGCAGTCAATAA